Proteins encoded within one genomic window of Trichoderma asperellum chromosome 2, complete sequence:
- a CDS encoding uncharacterized protein (EggNog:ENOG41), protein MPQPSELLLRYAECTDDDSYDSAVEDEFYNGEDPWDENPYKGRVFHKFAELPPELRIKIWKLGLAGLTQPQLLEFTLRSSVRKDPNEMVADEIGMLYPRRYRDWTITGSPSLVRATELNRNVMAVNREARDVALKLLPHSVKIRTPAGHGIVHFDRNRDIIQLRGYNYEVMHPFPVEERFPDFVYHFDGFAENVVQLAIRHNDFFDEDEDTSEYFTLALRQFQNLKRLFLLSTHDKFIPSDILWCGSDYIYVHTSMITDGRNEPLWTKWCWPNADEYDDFTRNQVCDPITQLLPAAALPLLRTRGIELFPMVVFEDKYGLEFLKKLKGKWERTYNEGNLPSESESSSDEEEEESEPNEYESEGIDDSEIEEDGEDGSNSENDSFFDDDSDNDDLSGAGVGEIVPVFSDPEPEPEPEVAGGARHSRKRRIVTDSDDEDDDISERSGRKHARTGSFPAPDEGSEDEAISRPSGVGRSRRRAAVVDSDDDEEDGGGALSSKPDKHEASKKAEAKRGKSDKRTETDEDDDDDDDEEEEEEEEEEEEEEEIMDVRRLSLASRLQQIRESHPSSGEESNGEEEDSDNVTDDDDDDDADDDEDEEMYGGGLIDGYADESDDSGGY, encoded by the coding sequence ATGCCTCAGCCATCGGAGCTGCTCCTTCGATATGCAGAGTGCACCGATGACGACAGCTACGACTCGGCCGTCGAAGACGAATTCTACAATGGCGAAGATCCTTGGGACGAGAATCCCTACAAGGGACGCGTTTTTCACAAGTTCGCAGAGCTACCTCCTGAGCTGCGAATCAAGATTTGGAAGCTTGGACTTGCTGGCCTAacccagcctcagcttctTGAATTCACCCTCCGGAGTTCTGTTCGAAAAGATCCCAACGAGATGGTGGCTGACGAGATCGGCATGCTGTATCCTCGTCGTTATCGCGATTGGACCATCACTGGCTCCCCCAGCCTTGTGCGCGCCACCGAGCTCAATCGCAATGTTATGGCCGTCAATCGAGAAGCCCGAGACGTTGCCCTCAAATTGCTTCCACACTCTGTCAAGATCAGAACACCAGCTGGCCACGGAATAGTGCATTTCGACCGGAATCGAGACATTATCCAGCTGAGGGGATATAATTACGAGGTCATGCACCCCTTTCCTGTCGAAGAAAGGTTTCCAGACTTTGTCTACCATTTCGATGGCTTTGCAGAGAACGTGGTACAGCTTGCGATTCGCCACAACGACTTTttcgacgaagacgaagacacCAGCGAGTATTTTACCCTTGCCCTCAGACAGTTCCAAAACCTCAAGCGACTATTTCTTCTCTCAACGCATGACAAATTCATTCCGAGCGACATTTTGTGGTGTGGCTCGGACTATATCTACGTGCACACGAGCATGATTACAGATGGTCGAAACGAGCCATTGTGGACAAAATGGTGTTGGCCCAATGCCGATGAGTATGACGACTTTACAAGAAACCAAGTCTGCGACCCCATCACACAGCTTTTACCGGCCGCGGCTCTGCCACTACTAAGAACCCGTGGCATCGAGCTATTTCCAATGGTCGTATTTGAGGATAAATATGGCTTAGAATTcttgaagaagttgaagggGAAGTGGGAACGCACCTATAACGAAGGCAACTTGCCATCCGAGTCAGAATCCTCCtccgacgaagaggaagaggagtcGGAACCCAACGAGTACGAAAGCGAAGGAATCGACGATTCCGAGATTGAAGAGGACGGCGAAGATGGGAGTAATTCTGAAAACGACAGTTTCTTCGATGACGACTCTGATAATGATGATCTCAGTGGTGCCGGCGTAGGGGAAATTGTGCCAGTATTTTCCGACcccgagccagagccagagccagaagTAGCTGGCGGTGCGAGACACTCTAGGAAGCGACGCATCGTAACTGActcagatgatgaagatgacgacatATCTGAGAGGTCGGGGAGAAAGCATGCTCGTACCGGCAGCTTCCCCGCACCAGATGAAGGTTCAGAGGATGAAGCTATCAGCAGGCCTAGTGGTGTTGGGAGGAGCCGAAGGCGCGCAGCTGTTGTTGatagcgatgacgacgaggaagatggcGGCGGTGCGCTCAGTAGCAAGCCTGACAAGCATGAAGCTAGTAAGAAAGCTGAagcaaagagaggaaaatCTGACAAGCGGACGGAAAccgacgaggatgacgacgatgatgatgatgaggaggaggaggaggaggaggaggaggaggaggaggaggaggaaattATGGATGTGAGGCGGCTAAGCCTGGCTTCCAGGCTTCAACAAATACGGGAAAGTCATCCATCCTCAGGTGAAGAATCCaacggcgaagaagaggacagtGACAACGTTactgatgacgatgatgacgatgacgcggatgacgacgaggatgaggagatgTATGGCGGTGGTCTTATTGACGGTTACGCAGATGAATCGGATGATTCAGGGGGTTACTAA
- a CDS encoding uncharacterized protein (EggNog:ENOG41), with product MSAGRVTRSRAAKAAAEAASLPAISSVSSASLPAKPKPLPKTTKSSQPKSRAQSKAASKPISASSEAQTLSFPSASHFDAWLLQRGVSTPAGIWLRFSKKSILAQVPSVGYLEAVDISLCHGWIDGQRKALDENFYLQRFTPRRRRSLWSQRNVQRVEMLTAEGRMKPAGIAEVDAAKEDGRWEKAYAGPATMEVPEDFANALKENDIAKRVFDGLSRSERYSFLWRITTVKRTETRERKIREFVSLLASGQAL from the coding sequence ATGTCAGCTGGCAGAGTGACAAGGTCAAGAGCAGCCAAAGCTGCGGCTGAAGCAgcatctcttccagccatATCAAGTGTTTCATCCGCCAGCCTGCCAGCCAAACCCAAACCATTACCCAAAACCACCAAATCATCACAACCCAAATCAAGAGCACAATCAAAGGCAGCTTCAAAGCCAATCTCGGCATCATCTGAAGCCCAAACCCTCAGTTTCCCATCGGCCTCCCACTTCGACGCCTGGCTCCTACAACGCGGCGTCTCAACTCCGGCCGGCATCTGGCTGCGCTTCAGCAAGAAATCCATCCTGGCCCAAGTCCCCTCCGTCGGCTACCTAGAAGCCGTCGACATCTCCCTGTGCCACGGATGGATCGACGGCCAGCGCAAAGCCCTTGACGAAAACTTCTACCTGCAGCGCTTCacgcctcgccgccgccggagcCTTTGGTCTCAGCGCAACGTCCAGCGCGTCGAGATGCTGACGGCAGAAGGGAGGATGAAGCCCGCGGGGATTGCAGAGGTGGATGCTGCAAAGGAGGATGGACGGTGGGAGAAGGCTTACGCTGGACCCGCGACCATGGAGGTTCCTGAAGACTTTGCGAATGCGTTAAAGGAGAATGACATTGCAAAGAGGGTGTTTGACGGACTGAGCCGGTCAGAAAGGTATTCGTTTCTATGGCGTATCACGACAGTAAAAAGGACAGAAacgagggagagaaagataAGAGAATTTGTGAGCCTCTTGGCCTCAGGACAAGCATTATAA
- a CDS encoding uncharacterized protein (EggNog:ENOG41~TransMembrane:1 (o511-530i)), whose protein sequence is MGEQRSKTLYVGWAMMVSFLLVLRVSIYLLLQAGAGRRHLRYWLLITSAVRFHSQGGGSSVVSQESPDQHGASEGWIAASPGAANQHPYHVASNAGPSLGSPSTHSPHLSNHSEEQTPEAASFRAQEHPYDERPSPQYGPHIRPRGQGEADHYSSVTHPAASYPTDDASASYASLYDRYVPSVISSQEDETLQRRFPLEDTREACLFRYFIEEIAHWFDLCDEDRHFQLAVPRRAHHHPHLLNAIFAVAARHLSRLPQYRTPAGILYHGQLIPNLSEHDAVEYMLKCIPALRHFHEIDDDDYRDSIIATAVILRQLEEIDEEDDDAPANVGGNHQSDDAHLHSSKVNFLPIINSVLRSSASQTLFGRRSLIQAAYWMALRQEIYHSFTRKQPPQLFPSIELWHSASKANKTVMHTIQTAKWRWEDGSEREWTRLMDQQQYLEREILANFQPIFRRAADKAKGEIFPTIWYGSNLEVTSIQQSIMAKSVLVGESPLLRRPTASRADWRKAENDVRLLLLDLCGIALCHPASPPALLNAAIGIQLYGDFFTDRYERQALRGVVEKYRDARAWPVQKLLEMFKE, encoded by the exons ATGGGTGAACAGCGAAGTAAAACACTGTACGTAGGCTGGGCCATGATGGTCTCGTTCCTTTTGGTGCTTAGAGTTTCCATCTACTTGCTTCTCCAAGCTGGTGCTGGGCGTAGGCATCTGCGGTATTGGCTGCTAATCACAAGCGCAGTTCGTTTCCACTCCCAAGGAGGCGGCTCCTCGGTGGTGAGCCAGGAGAGCCCTGATCAGCATGGAGCATCTGAGGGATGGATTGCGGCTTCTCCCGGCGCAGCCAACCAGCACCCATATCATGTTGCATCGAACGCGGGTCCTTCGCTTGGTTCACCTTCGACTCACTCGCCTCATCTGAGCAACCATTCCGAGGAGCAAACCCCTGAAGCTGCATCATTCCGAGCTCAGGAACATCCATACGACGAGCGGCCGTCTCCTCAATATGGTCCCCACATTCGACCTCGCGGACAAGGGGAGGCAGACCATTATTCTTCTGTGACACACCCTGCTGCATCGTACCCCACTGATGATGCTTCTGCTTCATACGCCTCCTTATATGACCGCTACGTGCCAAGTGTAATATCATCTCAGGAAGATGAGACCCTCCAACGCCGTTTCCCCCTAGAAGACACTCGAGAAGCTTGCCTTTTCAGGTATTTTATTGAAGAGATTGCTCATTGG TTTGACTTGTGTGACGAAGATCGCCATTTTCAGCTTGCTGTCCCTCGGCGAGCTCATCATCACCCGCATCTTCTCAACGCAATCTTTGCCGTTGCTGCTCGCCATCTTAGTCGTCTCCCCCAGTATAGAACTCCCGCTGGGATCCTATATCACGGGCAACTTATTCCCAACCTGAGCGAACATGACGCTGTCGAGTACATGCTAAAATGTATCCCTGCGCTTCGGCACTTTCAtgagattgatgatgatgattatcGGGATAGTATTATTGCCACTGCTGTCATACTTCGCCAGCTGGAAGAAAtcgacgaagaggacgatgatgcTCCGGCGAATGTTGGCGGCAACCACCAAAGCGACGATGCTCACTTGCATTCTAGCAAGGTGAATTTCCTCCCAATTATCAATTCTGTATTGAGGAGCTCGGCATCGCAAACGTTGTTTGGTCGAAGGAGTCTCATTCAGGCCGCATACTGGATGGCGCTTCGACAGGAAATTTACCACTCATTCACTCGAAAACAGCCGCCACAGCTGTTTCCCTCGATAGAGCTGTGGCATAGCGCATCAAAGGCCAACAAAACGGTTATGCATACCATACAAACTGCCAAATGGCGCTGGGAAGACGGATCTGAGCGCGAATGGA CGAGGCTTATGGACCAGCAACAATATCTTGAACGCGAAATTCTTGCCAATTTCCAGCCCATCTTCAGGAGAGCAGcagacaaggccaagggagAAATCTTTCCTACCATCTGGTACGGATCAAATCTTGAAGTGACGAGTATTCAGCAGAGCATCATGGCCAAATCGGTGCTGGTTGGCGAGAGCCCGCTTCTCag ACGGCCAACGGCATCTCGCGCCGATTGGAGAAAGGCTGAAAACGACGTCCGACTTCTGCTACTAGATCTGTGTGGCATCGCCCTCTGTCATCCAGCCTCACCCCCGGCACTGTTGAatgctgccattggcattCAGCTGTATGGCGACTTTTTCACAGATCGATACGAGCGACAGGCGCTTCGGGGCGTGGTAGAAAAGTATCGGGACGCGCGAGCGTGGCCAGTtcagaagctgctggagatgttTAAAGAATGA
- a CDS encoding uncharacterized protein (EggNog:ENOG41~TransMembrane:1 (o12-31i)) — MPAVKHPCLQCKEKHVKCDEERPKCRRCQSKLLPCTRPAKRTVFRHGSVVNFSKEQKWVNSEVKHFRFHSQGGGSSVVSQESPDQHGASEGWIAASPGAANQHPYHVASNAGPSLGSPSTHSPHLSNHSEEQTPEAASFRAQEHPYDERPSPQYGPHIRPRGQGEADHYSSVTHPAASYPTDDASASYASLYDRYVPSVISSQEDETLQRRFPLEDTREACLFRYFIEEIAHWFDLCDEDRHFQLAVPRRAHHHPHLLNAIFAVAARHLSRLPQYRTPAGILYHGQLIPNLSEHDAVEYMLKCIPALRHFHEIDDDDYRDSIIATAVILRQLEEIDEEDDDAPANVGGNHQSDDAHLHSSKVNFLPIINSVLRSSASQTLFGRRSLIQAAYWMALRQEIYHSFTRKQPPQLFPSIELWHSASKANKTVMHTIQTAKWRWEDGSEREWTRLMDQQQYLEREILANFQPIFRRAADKAKGEIFPTIWYGSNLEVTSIQQSIMAKSVLVGESPLLRFFFLLPIYLDSILTYALRRPTASRADWRKAENDVRLLLLDLCGIALCHPASPPALLNAAIGIQLYGDFFTDRYERQALRGVVEKYRDARAWPVQKLLEMFKE; from the exons ATGCCTGCAGTGAAGCATCCGTGCCTCCAGTGCAAAG AAAAGCACGTCAAAT GTGACGAGGAACGCCCCAAGTGTCGGCGGTGCCAGTCGAAACTCTTACCATGCACTCGTCCAGCTAAGAGGACTGTCTTCCGCCATGGCTCAGTTGTCAACTTCTCCAAAGAGCAGAAATGGGTGAACAGCGAAGTAAAACACT TTCGTTTCCACTCCCAAGGAGGCGGCTCCTCGGTGGTGAGCCAGGAGAGCCCTGATCAGCATGGAGCATCTGAGGGATGGATTGCGGCTTCTCCCGGCGCAGCCAACCAGCACCCATATCATGTTGCATCGAACGCGGGTCCTTCGCTTGGTTCACCTTCGACTCACTCGCCTCATCTGAGCAACCATTCCGAGGAGCAAACCCCTGAAGCTGCATCATTCCGAGCTCAGGAACATCCATACGACGAGCGGCCGTCTCCTCAATATGGTCCCCACATTCGACCTCGCGGACAAGGGGAGGCAGACCATTATTCTTCTGTGACACACCCTGCTGCATCGTACCCCACTGATGATGCTTCTGCTTCATACGCCTCCTTATATGACCGCTACGTGCCAAGTGTAATATCATCTCAGGAAGATGAGACCCTCCAACGCCGTTTCCCCCTAGAAGACACTCGAGAAGCTTGCCTTTTCAGGTATTTTATTGAAGAGATTGCTCATTGG TTTGACTTGTGTGACGAAGATCGCCATTTTCAGCTTGCTGTCCCTCGGCGAGCTCATCATCACCCGCATCTTCTCAACGCAATCTTTGCCGTTGCTGCTCGCCATCTTAGTCGTCTCCCCCAGTATAGAACTCCCGCTGGGATCCTATATCACGGGCAACTTATTCCCAACCTGAGCGAACATGACGCTGTCGAGTACATGCTAAAATGTATCCCTGCGCTTCGGCACTTTCAtgagattgatgatgatgattatcGGGATAGTATTATTGCCACTGCTGTCATACTTCGCCAGCTGGAAGAAAtcgacgaagaggacgatgatgcTCCGGCGAATGTTGGCGGCAACCACCAAAGCGACGATGCTCACTTGCATTCTAGCAAGGTGAATTTCCTCCCAATTATCAATTCTGTATTGAGGAGCTCGGCATCGCAAACGTTGTTTGGTCGAAGGAGTCTCATTCAGGCCGCATACTGGATGGCGCTTCGACAGGAAATTTACCACTCATTCACTCGAAAACAGCCGCCACAGCTGTTTCCCTCGATAGAGCTGTGGCATAGCGCATCAAAGGCCAACAAAACGGTTATGCATACCATACAAACTGCCAAATGGCGCTGGGAAGACGGATCTGAGCGCGAATGGA CGAGGCTTATGGACCAGCAACAATATCTTGAACGCGAAATTCTTGCCAATTTCCAGCCCATCTTCAGGAGAGCAGcagacaaggccaagggagAAATCTTTCCTACCATCTGGTACGGATCAAATCTTGAAGTGACGAGTATTCAGCAGAGCATCATGGCCAAATCGGTGCTGGTTGGCGAGAGCCCGCTTCTCaggtttttctttcttcttcccatctACCTTGACTCGATCCTAACTTATGCTCTTAGACGGCCAACGGCATCTCGCGCCGATTGGAGAAAGGCTGAAAACGACGTCCGACTTCTGCTACTAGATCTGTGTGGCATCGCCCTCTGTCATCCAGCCTCACCCCCGGCACTGTTGAatgctgccattggcattCAGCTGTATGGCGACTTTTTCACAGATCGATACGAGCGACAGGCGCTTCGGGGCGTGGTAGAAAAGTATCGGGACGCGCGAGCGTGGCCAGTtcagaagctgctggagatgttTAAAGAATGA
- a CDS encoding uncharacterized protein (EggNog:ENOG41), whose protein sequence is MSHQSLDNDSACTTASQPRRLPYTGSCHCGNIRYVVFLTLPPASLVGVTKPPPSRGVQHMYRCNCTICHKTGFLHVRPASAFDDFFLLSPLDPLDSLGDYQFNKQTLHNLFCKTCSVRCFTIHGEGEIVETSLLKAIVFPGTTPSSEGESVSVKAWRLKPVELTEGIPHKGSYLSVNGHTVDAGQEGFDLREWVESKSIGYIDILHGRDERKPARCDRPQIGGSY, encoded by the coding sequence ATGAGTCATCAATCTTTGGATAATGATTCTGCCTGCACCACAGCCTCTCAGCCGCGGCGTCTACCCTACACTGGTTCATGCCATTGCGGGAATATTCGCTATGTCGTCTTCCTGACTCTCCCTCCTGCATCGCTTGTCGGTGTTACTAAACCGCCGCCATCGCGAGGAGTTCAGCACATGTACAGATGTAATTGCACGATCTGCCACAAGACGGGGTTTCTGCATGTCCGTCCTGCGTCTGCATTCGATGACTTCTTCCTGCTGTCTCCGCTAGACCCGCTCGACAGCTTGGGCGATTATCAGTTTAATAAGCAGACGCTGCACAATCTCTTTTGCAAGACCTGCTCGGTACGATGTTTCACCATCCATGGCGAGGGAGAAATCGTCGAGACTAGTCTGCTAAAAGCAATTGTCTTCCCTGGTACCACGCCTAGCTCTGAGGGTGAATCCGTCTCTGTCAAGGCTTGGAGACTCAAGCCGGTAGAATTGACTGAAGGCATCCCTCACAAGGGCTCATATCTCAGCGTCAATGGGCATACAGTTGATGCCGGACAGGAGGGGTTTGATCTGAGAGAGTGGGTGGAAAGCAAATCTATCGGATATATTGATATCCTTCATGGGCGCGATGAAAGGAAGCCGGCCCGTTGTGATAGGCCACAAATAGGTGGCTCATACTAA
- a CDS encoding uncharacterized protein (EggNog:ENOG41), with translation MAPISLSIRKAVPEDAPTVLALVRSAYRGESSRAGWTTEADLVDDQRIDLEGVLAKINEPFGAVLVAHDATGDMIACCEILKQNDTVGYFGLFAVNPLRQAGGIGRIVLARAEEYAKQTWGLSEMEMSVIWTREELIQYYLRRGYQRTEKKKPFPYDSLVSGKALRDDLYFSVLVKAL, from the coding sequence ATGGCGCCAATCTCTCTGTCAATCCGCAAAGCCGTGCCCGAGGATGCTCCAACTGTCCTTGCATTGGTGCGCTCGGCATACCGAGGCGAGTCTAGCCGCGCTGGTTGGACCACTGAAGCAGACCTTGTCGACGATCAGCGAATAGACCTAGAAGGAGTCCTTGCTAAGATCAATGAGCCATTTGGCGCGGTTCTTGTTGCCCACGATGCAACTGGCGACATGATTGCATGCTGCGAAATTCTCAAGCAAAACGACACAGTTGGATACTTTGGCCTATTTGCTGTAAACCCGCTGCGTCAAGCCGGAGGCATTGGGCGCATCGTTTTGGCCAGGGCAGAAGAATACGCCAAGCAGACCTGGGGGTTGtctgagatggagatgagcgTCATTTGGACTCGCGAGGAATTAATACAGTATTATCTGCGTAGAGGTTACCAGAGaacggaaaagaagaagcctttCCCCTACGACAGTCTTGTGAGCGGGAAGGCGCTGAGAGACGATTTGTACTTTTCGGTGTTGGTCAAGGCTCTTTGA
- a CDS encoding uncharacterized protein (EggNog:ENOG41~TransMembrane:7 (o20-43i55-77o89-106i154-175o211-229i241-262o277-298i)), with translation MGSELGLTADSTPRPRINGVGIWWICWTATWTVLLLWGMGFLIHHRQMSMLKIRGIWLSLSSILFLHLYWASVQLGYVFGPLYPGDMQYWIMGTYLPLGIGLFHASNTRFLHVAQRQKQFVDKAGIPNVPNSYKPSKAGGILERFRELDYSAKAVILVSSGMFFQLFMAVFMYLISRKWHSSWGIPGTEVSGTEMEQKVQMGRGWEWTPSIFWQFFWAWIVAPLTLWRARDIHDTQGWRTQTILCAISGLHAAPMWLIALYVPGMEVINQYWIPPQWIALSIWLMEIFTVFLPCWEVLCHQALCQETLNTIAQWENNKTLGKAIRSFKSKSTIIESIKTGWKSTNSSVKTSSVESILTLSALEYVLARNPEPLQQFSALRDFSGENIAFLTSVGEWKSSFPASVRNRSSDVSEENRRELVRERFNRALRIYTEYISATDAAFPINISSAELKKLASVFEEPARSMYGEKQAINPATPFNCPEWNKPGSAHSSSEAPKSVSESESFGGDGVQYWGDIPDGFDQTIFDDAEKSIKYLVLTNTWPKFVRDRRASMESFQTSGSTEEGNSVCFSIPCKQ, from the exons GGCTCCGAACTGGGTCTCACGGCGGATTCCACGCCCAGACCAAGGATTAACGGCGTTGGCATATGGTGGATTTGCTGGACCGCCACCTGGACCGTGTTGTTGCTCTGGGGTATGGGCTTCTTAATCCACCATCGCCAGATGTCCATGCTGAAGATTCGGGGTATCTGGCTATCGCTGTCTTCCATCCTATTCCTTCATCTCTACTGGGCATCAGTGCAGCTTGGCTATGTCTTTGGGCCGCTCTATCCTGGAGACATGCAGTATTGGATCATGGGCACATACCTGCCTCTTGGTATTGGCCTGTTCCACGCTTCAAACACTCGTTTTCTTCACGTGGCACAACGCCAGAAGCAGTTTGTCGACAAGGCCGGTATTCCCAATGTTCCCAATTCGTACAAGCCCAGCAAAGCGGGTGGCATTCTCGAGCGCTTTCGGGAACTTGACTACTCAGCCAAGGCAGTGATTCTAGTCAGCTCTGGAATGTTTTTCCAG CTATTCATGGCAGTTTTCATGTACCTCATCTCCCGGAAATGGCATAGCTCTTGGGGCATCCCAGGCACCGAGGTGTCTGGGACTGAGATGGAGCAGAAAGTTCAGATGGGCCGAGGCTGGGAGTG GACGCCTTCCATCTTCTGGCAATTCTTCTGGGCATGGATTGTTGCGCCTCTCACGCTGTGGCGCGCTCGAGATATTCATGACACGCAAGGATGGCGAACTCAGACAATTTTGTGTGCAATTTCTGG GCTTCATGCAGCACCCATGTGGCTCATTGCTCTGTATGTCCCGGGTATGGAAGTAATTAATCAGTACTGGATCCCTCCTCAGTG GATTGCGCTCTCTATTTGGCTGATGGAAATATTTACCGTCTTCTTACCGTGCTGGGAAGTCTTGTGTCATCAAGCGCTCTGTCAAGAGACACTGAATACGATTGCCCAGTGGGAGAACAACAAGACATTGGGCAAAGCAATCCGATCATTCAAATCCAAATCGACAATCATAGAGTCCATCAAAACGGGGTGGAAGTCCACCAACAGCTCCGTCAAGACGTCTTCCGTTGAATCTATTCTTACACTAAGCGCCCTCGAGTATGTGCTAGCGAGGAACCCCGAGCCCTTGCAACAATTCTCCGCATTGAGAGATTTCTCGGGGGAGAATATTGCATTCTTGACGAGCGTTGGAGAATGGAAATCCTCATTTCCCGCTTCGGTCCGTAATCGCAGTAGCGACGTATCCGAGGAGAACAGGCGGGAGCTGGTTCGAGAGCGATTCAACCGCGCTTTGCGCATCTACACCGAGTACATCAGCGCCACCGATGCGGCATTCCCAATCAACATCTCATCGGCAGAACTCAAGAAGCTCGCATCAGTCTTTGAAGAGCCTGCGCGTTCCATGTATGGCGAAAAGCAAGCAATCAATCCCGCGACGCCCTTCAACTGCCCCGAGTGGAACAAGCCCGGCTCTGCACATTCATCTTCCGAGGCTCCCAAATCGGTTTCTGAAAGCGAAAGCttcggcggtgatggcgtTCAGTATTGGGGAGACATTCCGGACGGCTTCGATCAGACTATCTTTGACGACGCCGAGAAGAGCATCAAGTATCTGGTACTAACCAACACCTGGCCCAAATTCGTGCGAGACCGACGAGCGTCCATGGAGTCCTTTCAGACCAGTGGAAGCACAGAGGAGGGCAATTCAGTGTGCTTTTCAATCCCGTGTAAGCAATAG